The following are from one region of the Biomphalaria glabrata chromosome 4, xgBioGlab47.1, whole genome shotgun sequence genome:
- the LOC106052683 gene encoding very low-density lipoprotein receptor-like isoform X1: protein MARVVLTTWTNIMYKACPSNHFQCEDLYKCVYQGSKCDGFRDCWDGSDEVNCVCDPDDQFECTSGRCIPITWRCDGDNDCGDLSDELTCPTLHPDVCANVLSVLACALMNETARPMCSNYRDAHKYCRQFCSFCNDLALILV from the exons ATGGCTAGAGTGGTTCTCACTACTTGGACTAATATAATGTATAAAG cCTGTCCTAGTAATCATTTCCAGTGTGAAGACCTGTACAAATGTGTCTACCAAGGTTCCAAGTGTGACGGCTTCAGGGATTGCTGGGATGGTAGTGACGAGGTGAACTGTG TATGTGACCCAGATGACCAGTTTGAATGTACCAGTGGTCGATGTATCCCCATCACCTGGCGATGTGATGGCGACAACGACTGCGGCGATTTGTCGGATGAATTGACATGTC CGACTCTACATCCCGACGTATGTGCGAACGTCCTCTCTGTGTTAGCTTGTGCCCTGATGAACGAGACTGCACGCCCCATGTGCAGCAATTACCGTGACGCCCACAAGTATTGTAGACAGTTCTGTAGCTTTTGCAACGATCTTGCGTTAATTCTTGTGTAG
- the LOC106052683 gene encoding very low-density lipoprotein receptor-like isoform X2, whose product MARVVLTTWTNIMYKACPSNHFQCEDLYKCVYQGSKCDGFRDCWDGSDEVNCVCDPDDQFECTSGRCIPITWRCDGDNDCGDLSDELTCQ is encoded by the exons ATGGCTAGAGTGGTTCTCACTACTTGGACTAATATAATGTATAAAG cCTGTCCTAGTAATCATTTCCAGTGTGAAGACCTGTACAAATGTGTCTACCAAGGTTCCAAGTGTGACGGCTTCAGGGATTGCTGGGATGGTAGTGACGAGGTGAACTGTG TATGTGACCCAGATGACCAGTTTGAATGTACCAGTGGTCGATGTATCCCCATCACCTGGCGATGTGATGGCGACAACGACTGCGGCGATTTGTCGGATGAATTGACATGTC AATGA